CTGCTCTATTACACTCGGGGGACGCCGCGGGTCTTCAACAAAGTGCGCCTTCCTATCGAAACCTGCCGCCATTGCGGAGGTGAGATCAAGGACTACGGCGGCCACCGCAACAAGATGCACCCAGACGGTGTCAATTTGACCGACTTTTGGTCGGACACTTCCCCGAATCGTCATAAGAAGTTCAAAGTTCGCCCTGGCGTCAATGAACTCAAGCTGATGATCCCCGAACGGGCCATCCTCATCTCGACGCAGCCGGAGGATCTGGTCTTTGATCCCTTTGGCGGAGGTGGTTCCACTTATCAGGCCGCCGAGAAGCATTTGCGCAACTGGGTCGGTACGGAGCTCTACGACTCCGAGCACATCCGAAAGCGCATCGAGGAGAGCTACCCTTTCTTCGCAGGCAAAGATCCGAGGTTCGACCTTCAGGAGCTATTCATCGATGAAGATAAGCAAGATGCGGTTCTACGGCGGATCAAGGAGAAAAGTCTGTCGCCTCGGTCTAGCGCACTTGTTTCTTGAGCTGCAGGAAATCCTCATGTCGACCGAGGTCTGCGTGCTGGAAAAGAAGCAGGCTAACGGGGCAGCTCGGGTGCGGGAATTGATCGACGCGACGTTCGGTCAATACCCGGAATGGGTTCAATCAAAGACAGGAGACATCGACTGGGTGAAGCGGCTGCGCTACAACGAGAGCATCGTTTCCAGGATCGGCGTCGAAATCCAAGTCTCGGGAAGAAGCGATCTGCTGGTGCGCGACATCATTCATATCCGCAACAAGCTGCACGACAGCCACATCGACATCGGGGTGATCGTCGTTCCGTCTGATCAGTTCGAATACTATCTGACCGATCGCGTCGCCAACTTCAGCCACGCCCTTCGCTACGTCGAAGAAGAACTCCGCGAGGCCCAGTCCTACCCCATCATCCTCATCGGCATCGAGCACGACGGCTATTCGGCACAACCCCTCCCAAAGAAACGAACCAATAGGGGGAAAAAGTAGACTTGGCGTGGGTCTGCTGCTCGAGAGCGGACGATCTCCGTGCCGCAGGCGAAGGCGAGCTGGCCGCGGCAGAATCTTACAGACACCCTCGGCGTCCCAAATTCGGGTCGGACTTGGCGGAGCCCTGTGAACGCCTTAGACCTGGAAGCTCATGCCGCAGGAGCAGGTTTCTTGGGCGTTGGGGTTTTGGAACTGGAAGCCCTGCTGCATGAAGTCGCCGGCCCAGTCGAGGGTCATGCCCTTGAGGAAGAGCAGGCTTTTCATGTCGACGAAGACGCGGGCGCCGTGGGCTTCGAAGACGGCGTCGGCAGGCTTTTGCTCCTGCTCGAAGCGCATGACGTAGTTGAGTCCGGCGCATCCCCCGCCTTTGACTCCCAGGCGCATCCCGCCGCTCTCGGGCAGGCCTTCTTTCTTGAGCCCCTCGCGAATGCGGTAGGCGGCCGATTCGGAAACTTGCACAGCCATACTCATGACTTACGAGTATATCGCAAATCCTAGAGGCTTAAGAAGAAGCAGAAAGAGAACCGCGCAGCGGTGACCCATTGGGCCGGCGACTTGGTCAAAAAATTTGGAAGGGTGATAAACTGAGCGAGCCCTCTCGAAAGGATTGCGCGTGTGACACGATTCTTCTTCCGACTGATTTGCGCCAACAGTTTTTCGAAAGGACTCGCTCGACTGTATGCACGCTAAGGATGGACCAGTTGGGGCGCTGGAGTCCTGAAAATTCCACGAAAAAACGACGAAATCCGCCAGTTGAGTGGGCTGTGGGGGGCTCGATGACCTGTGAACGCAACATTCGCTACTGCTTCGAACCAGGCTTCGCCCTGAGCCTGTCGATGGAAGCCCTCTACCGCGACGGAGAAAATCTCAGCCTGCGCCCCAAGACCTTCGAGACCCTGCGCTTCCTTCTGCAGAATCCCGGCCGCCTGGTCACCAAAGCCGAACTGATGGAGCAGGTCTGGTCGGACGCGGCCGTCACCGACGACGTGCTGGTGCAGAGCATTGCCGACATCCGCAGAGCGCTGGGAGATGACGCCCGCAACCCGGCCTTCGTGCAGACCGTCCCCCGACGCGGCTACATCTTCATGAAAAAGGTGCGGATGGAAAGAGAAAGAGAGGCGGAAAGCGCTTCACCGCCTCCTCCGGATCAATCGACCAGGCCGGTCGAGCAAGCGGTCCCGGCGGCCGACGGGAAAGCCCGCATGGGATACCTCATCCCGGCCCTGCTGCTGATTTTTACGGTGGTGGCGCTGGCCCTGTGGCAGTTGTTGACGCTGTGGAACGAGGACACCCGGCCACAAGACCGCACCCATCCTCTAGCCATGGCTGTGCTGCCATTCGACGTGCGATCCGATCAAGAGGCCAATCAATGGCTCAGCATGGGACTGGCCGACATGATCAGCACCGGCCTTTGGAACTCTCCCGGACTGGAGGTGGTCTCGCGGCGCCGTCTCAGCGAGGCCGGCGTGGAGGGTCCTGTGAGCGGGAAGCGGGCTGTAGAAGCCGTGCGCAGGGCCGGTGCCGAGCGCTTCATCAGCGGACACTTTTACCGCCTGGGCGACAAGATTGAGATCAACGCCTCGCTGATGGACGCCGTCAGCGGCGAAACCGCCTTCACCCTGCGCGAGCGGCTCAACTCCACCGACGATATCTTTCAGGCGGTGGACGCCATTTGTCTCAAGGTGTTGCAGAACCTGGCGGTTGAGCGCGGGCTGCATCCGCCCCGAGGCAGCGACATCACCGAGTTCACCACGCCCTCGCTGGAAGCCTACCGCCACTACATCACCGGACTCGACCACTTCCTGCGGGGCGGGCAAAACGGCGCTGAACAAGCCCGCCTGGAACTGGAGCAGGCCATTCAGATCGACCCCTCCTTCGCCATGGCCTACTTCAAGCTGGCCCAGGTCGAGCACTGGGCCGCCTCCTGGGGCTACAGTCAGGGCGAAGCCATTCAGGCCCTTTCCCGGGCATTGCCTTTCAGCGATGAACTCCCGGAGAAAGAGCGGCTGCTCCTGCTGGGCCTGAAGGCCCTGTGGATCGACAGCAGTCCCGACCAGGCATTGGCGACGTGGGAGGAATTGAGCGAACGCTATCCCGTCTTCGCCGCCGAAGCCGGAATCCCCAGCATGATCGTGCGGGTGCTGGTGGCGCGGGGCGAACTGGAGCAGGCCATCCGTCATGGCGAAGCCCAGTTGGGCAGCGCCTTTCTGGCCGCCGACGAGCGCTCCCGCCTGTGTGCCTCCCTGGCCATGGGCCACCGAAGTTGGGGCGATTTGGAAGAGGCGGTGGAACTGGGCCAGCAGGCCGTACGCCTGTGGCCTCTCAAGGAAGGCAGCGTCTACGCCAACCAACTCATCAACCTGGGACGCTTCTACATCGACGTTGGGCAACGGGAAAAGGCCTACAAGTGCTTTCAGCAGGCCCGCGGGCCGGCCGTCGCCGACGCGGCCAACCTGACCGACCTGGGCTGGGGATACTACATGGCAGGCGACCTCGAGGAGGCGCTGGGATTGGGCCAGGCGGCCCTCAAAGTCGATCCCGAATACGGCAACGCCCATCACCTGATGGGATGGATCCACCTGGCGCAGGAGCGCTACTCTCAGGCCGCGGCCAGTCTGACCTGGGCCTTCGAGCGCACTCCGCCCCAGTTCGGATGGAGCTTTCACGGCATCCTGGAAGCCGACCTGCCTGCTCTCTATTACTCGGGCGTGGCCTACCAGAAGCTGGGGAAGAACAACCTGGCCAGCATGATTTTCAACCAGGTCATCAAGCGCTGCCGCGACCTGCGTCGGGCCTGGAAGGGCAAGAACCGTCCGGCCCTGGACGTCGTCCAGACCCACACTTACGAGGGCCTGGCCCTTTGCCGTCTGGGCGATTACGAGGATTGCCTGGAGACGGTGCATAGGGTTCCGCCCGAGATCTCCCGCTACTACGAACTGTCCCAGCACCTGGCCCGCATTTACGCCCTGCTCGACCGTCCCCAGGAATCGCTCGACTGGCTTGAAAAGTCCATCCAGGCGGGCAACCGTCAATTCCAGCATCTTCGCGACAATCCGGACTTCGACAAGCTGCGCACGCAGCCCCGTTTCCGCCGCCTGGTCGAGATCCCCGACTCCTCCCCACGCGCCGGCCGCTAAGAGACGACTGATTCCAAAGTTCGAACCTTGAGCAGGCTTTGCCGTATGTTAGGTAAGCGAAACCGGAATGGATTTCAGGAGGGTGGTCATGACACTGGACCGACGCGACTTCATTTTTCTAGCCGCCGGCACCATCGCGGCTCACGAAAGTCTTCCTTGGGGCCGGGCGGCGACGACCTCGGCCGATCCCCGCATCTTAAGCCTCCAACTGGTCAGCGGGGCCACGGTGGCCGAGATGAAGGAGTTCTATCAAGGGCTCCTGGGCCTGGCGGTGACCGATCAGGACGACCGCCGTCTGACGGTGCAGGCCGGCAAGACCCCCATCACCTTCACGCACCGGGATGACGGTTTGCGGCGGCCCTTCTATCACTTCGCCTTCAACATCCCCGAGAACAAGGTGGTGGCATCACGCGACTGGCAACGAGAGCGGACGCCGCTTATGACAATCCCCTCCCGCTTAAGGGATCCCGACTATCCCGACGACGTGGTCCATTTCAGGAACTGGAACGCCCACTCGGTCTTCTTCCTGGATCCCGCGGGCAACGTGGTCGAGTACATCGGCCGCCACGACCTCGACAACGCCGCCTCGGGAAGCTTCAGCAGCAAGGACATCCTCTACGCCAGCGAAATCGGCCTGGTCGTCGACGACGTGCCCCGGGCCGCCGGGCAGGTGGGAAAGCTGGCGGGCGTCAGCGAGTATCGGGGACGCAGCGACGTCTTTACGGCCATGGGGGACGAGGGCGGTCTGCTGCTGGTGATGAAGCGCGGCCGAAACCTCAACTTCGACTCCTCCTCGCAAGAAATGGCGGCGGGAATCTTTCCCACAGAGGTCCGTGTCAAGGGTCCCCGCGCGGGACGCTTTTCCTTCCCCGACTACCCTTATCACCTGGCGGTCGAGGAGTAGCGGCGCCGGTCCTCCTCAGCGAACCGAACTGGAATTGGAATCGGTTCCGGGCAGTCGCGTGTCGTTGCGGATGCGTGCCGCCAGGGTCTGGTAGCGGGCGTCGAACTCGACCAGGGGGACGGCCGGTCCGCTCATCCCCCGATGTAGAGCGGACCGGCCAGTTCATTCCAGGCGAGGATGTAGCGCCGCCGGCAAGCCGGCTGGTTGCGCCGCGGGGGAACCTTTCCTTTGAGAACCCGTATAATAGGACACTGGTATTCGTTCCTGTTCGGAAATCTCGGGAGGTAGGAAACCCTCATGAAAAGCAACCGCTTCAGCCTGTTGACAGGCCTGCTGGTAGTGTGCCTGGTGAGCCTGGGCCCCGCCCTGGCCTCAGACGACCTCAAACCCGGCAAACCCGATCTGAAATCGATCGGCGCCATGACCTTTGCGCCCGACGGCACCCTCTTTCTGGCCGATTCGGAAGGCGCGGCCGTCTTCGCGGTCGATGTCCAGGACACGGCTTCGCCCAGCGGCGACGAACTGGGCCGCGGAGACATCGTGACCGACATCGAGACCAAGATCGGCGCCCTCTTGGGGACTTCGTCCGACCAGATCCGCATCAACGAACTGGTCGTCCACCCCAAGTCCAAACGCATGTACATGTCGGTCACCCGCGGACGGGGCGACTCGGCCGTTCCGGTCCTGGTTCGGGCCGACGCCAAGGGCGACCTGGAAGAGGTCGAGCTCGACAACATTCCCTTCGCCAAGGCCTCTATCGACAACGCCCCCGCCGAGGACGCCACCGACCGCCGCGGACGCCGCTTGCGCACCAACACCATCAGCGATGTGCGCTTCAATGACGGAGTCCTCTACGTAGCCGGGCTCTCCAACGAGGAGTTCGCCTCCTCCTTGCGCCGCATCCCTTATCCCTTCGGCGGCAAGGCGGCTTCTTCGACGCTGGAGATCTATCACGTGGCCCACGGCCAGTACGAGACTCACGCGCCCATCCGCACCTTCATGCCCTTCAGCCTGGGCGGCGAACCCCACATCCTGGCCTCTTACACCTGCACGCCGCTGGTGGCCTTCCCCGTCAAGGACCTGGCCGACGGAGAGCACGTCAAGGGAAGCACTTTGGCCGAGCTGGGCGCCGGCAACACGCCGCTGGACATGCTCACCTACAAGAAGGGCGAAAAGACCTATCTGCTGCTGGCCAACAGCAACCGCAACATGATGCGCATCGACGTCGAGGACATGCTGGGCGCCCCTTCGCTGACCGAGCCCCTGCCCGAGATGGACATCGGCTTAACCAGGGGAGTGCCTTACAAGTCGCTGCCCGGCACCGGCATCCTGCACATCGACAACTACGACGATGAGACCTTCGTCATGCTGACGCGCGACAGCGAAACCGGCGAACTCAATCTCGTCCCCCGTCCCAAGCGCTGGATGTAAGCGCACATGGAGCGATGGTTGAATATGACAATGCCCGGCCTGGCACTCTTGCTCTCGGTGCTGGCCGGGTCCGCGCCTTGCTGGCTGTCCGCTCAGGAGGCGGCGGCACAACTGCGCTTTGAGGACGGCTCGCTCGAGGTTGCCGCTCTAGCTGACGA
This window of the Acidobacteriota bacterium genome carries:
- a CDS encoding site-specific DNA-methyltransferase, yielding MKSGKVDTVFADPPFNLGKDYKNGFKDKVGHAEYLAWCRRWILECCRVLKPGGAFFLYATPELAVQFAPIMGEMLEFRHWIAVSMKGTYPRGKKLYPAHYALLYYTRGTPRVFNKVRLPIETCRHCGGEIKDYGGHRNKMHPDGVNLTDFWSDTSPNRHKKFKVRPGVNELKLMIPERAILISTQPEDLVFDPFGGGGSTYQAAEKHLRNWVGTELYDSEHIRKRIEESYPFFAGKDPRFDLQELFIDEDKQDAVLRRIKEKSLSPRSSALVS
- a CDS encoding BglII/BstYI family type II restriction endonuclease, with the protein product MSTEVCVLEKKQANGAARVRELIDATFGQYPEWVQSKTGDIDWVKRLRYNESIVSRIGVEIQVSGRSDLLVRDIIHIRNKLHDSHIDIGVIVVPSDQFEYYLTDRVANFSHALRYVEEELREAQSYPIILIGIEHDGYSAQPLPKKRTNRGKK
- a CDS encoding iron-sulfur cluster assembly accessory protein → MQVSESAAYRIREGLKKEGLPESGGMRLGVKGGGCAGLNYVMRFEQEQKPADAVFEAHGARVFVDMKSLLFLKGMTLDWAGDFMQQGFQFQNPNAQETCSCGMSFQV
- a CDS encoding winged helix-turn-helix domain-containing protein, which codes for MTCERNIRYCFEPGFALSLSMEALYRDGENLSLRPKTFETLRFLLQNPGRLVTKAELMEQVWSDAAVTDDVLVQSIADIRRALGDDARNPAFVQTVPRRGYIFMKKVRMEREREAESASPPPPDQSTRPVEQAVPAADGKARMGYLIPALLLIFTVVALALWQLLTLWNEDTRPQDRTHPLAMAVLPFDVRSDQEANQWLSMGLADMISTGLWNSPGLEVVSRRRLSEAGVEGPVSGKRAVEAVRRAGAERFISGHFYRLGDKIEINASLMDAVSGETAFTLRERLNSTDDIFQAVDAICLKVLQNLAVERGLHPPRGSDITEFTTPSLEAYRHYITGLDHFLRGGQNGAEQARLELEQAIQIDPSFAMAYFKLAQVEHWAASWGYSQGEAIQALSRALPFSDELPEKERLLLLGLKALWIDSSPDQALATWEELSERYPVFAAEAGIPSMIVRVLVARGELEQAIRHGEAQLGSAFLAADERSRLCASLAMGHRSWGDLEEAVELGQQAVRLWPLKEGSVYANQLINLGRFYIDVGQREKAYKCFQQARGPAVADAANLTDLGWGYYMAGDLEEALGLGQAALKVDPEYGNAHHLMGWIHLAQERYSQAAASLTWAFERTPPQFGWSFHGILEADLPALYYSGVAYQKLGKNNLASMIFNQVIKRCRDLRRAWKGKNRPALDVVQTHTYEGLALCRLGDYEDCLETVHRVPPEISRYYELSQHLARIYALLDRPQESLDWLEKSIQAGNRQFQHLRDNPDFDKLRTQPRFRRLVEIPDSSPRAGR
- a CDS encoding ring-cleaving dioxygenase; protein product: MTLDRRDFIFLAAGTIAAHESLPWGRAATTSADPRILSLQLVSGATVAEMKEFYQGLLGLAVTDQDDRRLTVQAGKTPITFTHRDDGLRRPFYHFAFNIPENKVVASRDWQRERTPLMTIPSRLRDPDYPDDVVHFRNWNAHSVFFLDPAGNVVEYIGRHDLDNAASGSFSSKDILYASEIGLVVDDVPRAAGQVGKLAGVSEYRGRSDVFTAMGDEGGLLLVMKRGRNLNFDSSSQEMAAGIFPTEVRVKGPRAGRFSFPDYPYHLAVEE